In Centroberyx gerrardi isolate f3 chromosome 11, fCenGer3.hap1.cur.20231027, whole genome shotgun sequence, the following are encoded in one genomic region:
- the ripply1 gene encoding protein ripply1 — translation MSSACLVVKQPSFGAAPWSRPLAVNSRPETNSSHTSLWRPWLASSRDEPARSPRTKLSCPYSRPTVPGRLSSDGKPQAFQHPVRLFWPKSKSFDYLYSDGEALLRNFPIQATISFYDESDSEDEDSEDDWEEEGDSEECLKPRSHFTSLN, via the exons ATGAGCTCCGCATGTCTGGTCGTCAAACAGCCGTCCTTCGGCGCTGCACCGTGGTCGCGCCCGCTGGCAGTGAACAGCCGCCCGGAGACAAACAGCAG CCATACCTCACTGTGGAGACCGTGGCTGGCCTCCAGCAGGGACGAGCCGGCCCGAAGCCCCAGGACCAAGCTGTCCTGT cCTTACTCCAGACCCACAGTCCCAGGCCGCCTCTCCTCCGACGGGAAACCTCAGGCCTTCCAGCACCCTGTCAG GCTGTTCTGGCCCAAATCCAAGTCGTTCGACTACCTGTACAGCGACGGAGAGGCCTTGCTGAGGAACTTCCCCATCCAGGCCACCATCAGCTTCTACGACGAGTCGGACAGCGAGGACGAGGACTCGGAGGACGACTGGGAGGAAGAGGGCGACTCGGAGGAGTGCCTCAAGCCCCGGTCTCACTTCACCTCCCTCAACTGA
- the cldn2 gene encoding claudin-2 translates to MASAALELMGFFLGLLGMLGTLVATVLPYWRISAHIGSNIITAVANMKGLWMECVYQSTGAFQCETYNSMLALPSDLQASRALMVISLVLSILAVAMAALGMQCTVCLEGSGSAKTRVAGAGGGLFVAAGFLALIPVSWTTHEVVQTFYQPNVHTSMKFELGECLYIGLTAALISMLGGAMLCVSCCEERDGAHGLRRHGGGYPYPSGVAVPSTGIVGGVRTASQTYRNPTHQLGVTNMGSRGPTLVRSASNSSHSSAHRVQASKKPPAAGYDVTGYV, encoded by the coding sequence ATGGCGTCCGCGGCTCTGGAGCTGATGGGCTTCTTCCTGGGCCTGCTGGGGATGCTGGGTACCCTGGTCGCCACGGTGCTGCCGTACTGGCGGATTTCGGCCCACATCGGCTCCAACATCATCACGGCCGTGGCCAACATGAAGGGCCTGTGGATGGAGTGCGTGTACCAGAGCACGGGCGCCTTCCAGTGCGAGACCTACAACTCCATGCTGGCGCTGCCCTCCGACCTGCAGGCCTCCCGCGCCCTCATGGTCATCTCCCTGGTGCTGTCCATCCTCGCCGTCGCCATGGCGGCCCTGGGGATGCAGTGCACCGTCTGCCTGGAGGGCTCCGGCTCAGCCAAGACCCGTGTGGCGGGCGCCGGCGGGGGCCTGTTCGTCGCCGCGGGCTTCCTGGCGCTCATCCCCGTCTCGTGGACCACACACGAGGTGGTCCAGACCTTCTACCAACCCAACGTCCACACCAGCATGAAGTTTGAGCTGGGGGAGTGTCTGTACATCGGGCTCACCGCCGCGCTCATCTCCATGCTGGGAGGGGCGATGCTGTGCGTGTCGTGCTGCGAGGAGCGGGACGGCGCCCACGGGTTGAGGAGGCACGGAGGAGGGTATCCGTACCCGTCAGGAGTAGCCGTCCCGAGTACCGGGATAGTCGGAGGGGTACGGACGGCCTCGCAGACCTATCGCAACCCCACCCACCAGCTGGGGGTGACCAACATGGGCAGCAGGGGGCCCACGCTGGTCCGCAGTGCCAGCAACAGCTCCCACTCCAGTGCGCATCGAGTCCAGGCCTCCAAGAAACCCCCTGCGGCAGGATATGATGTCACAGGCTACGTCTGA